One part of the Oncorhynchus kisutch isolate 150728-3 linkage group LG22, Okis_V2, whole genome shotgun sequence genome encodes these proteins:
- the LOC109867274 gene encoding ETS domain-containing protein Elk-3 isoform X1, giving the protein MDSAITLWQFLLQLLLDQSHKHLICWTSNDGEFKLLKSEEVAKLWGLRKNKTNMNYDKLSRALRYYYDKNIIKKVIGQKFVYKFVSFPEILKMDPAAVETGLASGLVTLHEDQDIQDLDVEEEEEEEVQQQQRRALGAALGAAAAAQQAACHNKYFGSGLYSSFSINTLHSPPEELLRALRERQQDEARSGVIRFGTGTTESTPPSLSLINPEPSSQSFSTHRPSKPSSLHHYTHHQHHSPPSSSPHSHNPQPGPGRGGWSPEAEEEEEDSDQGAQPLNLSSGHREREQALQPPEKRTSGGSSHGDSCHRLPPKTNKPKALEISAPSLLLTGSDIGSIALNSPSLPSGSLTHAFFTAQTPSGLLLGHSSLLSGVHFWSSLSPAAPLSPARLQGHGSLFQFPSLMNGHLPLPNLDGSPSPLLLSPANHKS; this is encoded by the exons ATGGACAGTGCCATCACGTTGTGGCAGTTCCTGTTGCAGCTGTTGTTGGACCAGAGCCACAAGCACCTGATCTGCTGGACGTCGAACGACGGGGAGTTTAAACTGCTCAAGTCTGAGGAGGTGGCCAAGCTGTGGGGGCTCCGCAAGAACAAGACTAATATGAACTACGACAAGCTGAGCAGAGCTCTGAGATACTACTATGACAAG AACATTATCAAGAAGGTGATCGGACAGAAGTTTGTCTACAAGTTTGTCTCGTTCCCGGAAATCTTAAAGATGGACCCAGCAGCAGTAGAGACTGGCTTGGCTTCCGGTCTGGTGACGCTCCACGAAGACCAGGACATCCAGGACCtggatgtagaggaggaggaagaagaggaggtacagcagcagcagaggaggGCCCTGGGGGCGGCGTTGGGGGCGGCTGCGGCGGCCCAGCAGGCTGCGTGTCATAACAAGTACTTCGGCTCTGGCCTCTACTCCTCCTTCagcatcaacaccctccattctCCTCCAGAGGAGCTGCTCCGGGCCCTGAGGGAGAGACAGCAGGACGAGGCCCGCTCCGGAGTCATCCGATTTGGGACGGGTACCACCGAGAGTACTCCACCCTCACTGTCCCTCATCAACCCTGAGCCTTCATCACAATCCTTCAGCACCCACAGGCCATCCaaaccctcctctctccaccattacacccaccaccaacaccactccccaccctcctcctccccccacagCCATAACCCCCAGCCAGGGCCAGGCCGAGGAGGCTGGAGCCCAGaggctgaagaggaggaggaggactcaGACCAGGGAGCCCAGCCTCTGAATCTCTCTTctgggcatagagagagagagcaggccctGCAGCCTCCGGAGAAGAGGACCAGTGGTGGTAGTAGTCATGGAGACAGTTGTCATAGACTCCCACCCAAAACCAATAAGCCCAAAGCCCTAGAGATCTCCGCCCCCTCCCTGCTCTTGACAGGAAGTGACATCGGCTCGATAGCCCTCAATAGCCCCTCCCTCCCGTCCGGATCCCTCACCCACGCCTTCTTCACTGCACAG ACTCCATCTGGTCTGCTGCTGGGCCACAGCTCTCTGTTATCAGGTGTCCACTTCTGGAGCAGCCTAAGTCCCGCAGCCCCTCTGAGCCCGGCCAGGCTTCAAGGACACGGATCACTGTTTCAG ttCCCCAGTCTAATGAATGGACACCTCCCCCTGCCAAACTTGGACGGGTCCCCCTCACCTCTGCTCCTGTCCCCTGCCAATCACAAGTCATGA
- the LOC109867274 gene encoding ETS domain-containing protein Elk-3 isoform X3 — MFHLPQNIIKKVIGQKFVYKFVSFPEILKMDPAAVETGLASGLVTLHEDQDIQDLDVEEEEEEEVQQQQRRALGAALGAAAAAQQAACHNKYFGSGLYSSFSINTLHSPPEELLRALRERQQDEARSGVIRFGTGTTESTPPSLSLINPEPSSQSFSTHRPSKPSSLHHYTHHQHHSPPSSSPHSHNPQPGPGRGGWSPEAEEEEEDSDQGAQPLNLSSGHREREQALQPPEKRTSGGSSHGDSCHRLPPKTNKPKALEISAPSLLLTGSDIGSIALNSPSLPSGSLTHAFFTAQTPSGLLLGHSSLLSGVHFWSSLSPAAPLSPARLQGHGSLFQFPSLMNGHLPLPNLDGSPSPLLLSPANHKS; from the exons ATGTTCCATCTGCCCCAGAACATTATCAAGAAGGTGATCGGACAGAAGTTTGTCTACAAGTTTGTCTCGTTCCCGGAAATCTTAAAGATGGACCCAGCAGCAGTAGAGACTGGCTTGGCTTCCGGTCTGGTGACGCTCCACGAAGACCAGGACATCCAGGACCtggatgtagaggaggaggaagaagaggaggtacagcagcagcagaggaggGCCCTGGGGGCGGCGTTGGGGGCGGCTGCGGCGGCCCAGCAGGCTGCGTGTCATAACAAGTACTTCGGCTCTGGCCTCTACTCCTCCTTCagcatcaacaccctccattctCCTCCAGAGGAGCTGCTCCGGGCCCTGAGGGAGAGACAGCAGGACGAGGCCCGCTCCGGAGTCATCCGATTTGGGACGGGTACCACCGAGAGTACTCCACCCTCACTGTCCCTCATCAACCCTGAGCCTTCATCACAATCCTTCAGCACCCACAGGCCATCCaaaccctcctctctccaccattacacccaccaccaacaccactccccaccctcctcctccccccacagCCATAACCCCCAGCCAGGGCCAGGCCGAGGAGGCTGGAGCCCAGaggctgaagaggaggaggaggactcaGACCAGGGAGCCCAGCCTCTGAATCTCTCTTctgggcatagagagagagagcaggccctGCAGCCTCCGGAGAAGAGGACCAGTGGTGGTAGTAGTCATGGAGACAGTTGTCATAGACTCCCACCCAAAACCAATAAGCCCAAAGCCCTAGAGATCTCCGCCCCCTCCCTGCTCTTGACAGGAAGTGACATCGGCTCGATAGCCCTCAATAGCCCCTCCCTCCCGTCCGGATCCCTCACCCACGCCTTCTTCACTGCACAG ACTCCATCTGGTCTGCTGCTGGGCCACAGCTCTCTGTTATCAGGTGTCCACTTCTGGAGCAGCCTAAGTCCCGCAGCCCCTCTGAGCCCGGCCAGGCTTCAAGGACACGGATCACTGTTTCAG ttCCCCAGTCTAATGAATGGACACCTCCCCCTGCCAAACTTGGACGGGTCCCCCTCACCTCTGCTCCTGTCCCCTGCCAATCACAAGTCATGA
- the LOC109867274 gene encoding ETS domain-containing protein Elk-3 isoform X2 has protein sequence MNYDKLIRALRYYYDKNIIKKVIGQKFVYKFVSFPEILKMDPAAVETGLASGLVTLHEDQDIQDLDVEEEEEEEVQQQQRRALGAALGAAAAAQQAACHNKYFGSGLYSSFSINTLHSPPEELLRALRERQQDEARSGVIRFGTGTTESTPPSLSLINPEPSSQSFSTHRPSKPSSLHHYTHHQHHSPPSSSPHSHNPQPGPGRGGWSPEAEEEEEDSDQGAQPLNLSSGHREREQALQPPEKRTSGGSSHGDSCHRLPPKTNKPKALEISAPSLLLTGSDIGSIALNSPSLPSGSLTHAFFTAQTPSGLLLGHSSLLSGVHFWSSLSPAAPLSPARLQGHGSLFQFPSLMNGHLPLPNLDGSPSPLLLSPANHKS, from the exons ATGAACTACGACAAGCTGATCAGAGCCCTGAGATACTACTATGACAAG AACATTATCAAGAAGGTGATCGGACAGAAGTTTGTCTACAAGTTTGTCTCGTTCCCGGAAATCTTAAAGATGGACCCAGCAGCAGTAGAGACTGGCTTGGCTTCCGGTCTGGTGACGCTCCACGAAGACCAGGACATCCAGGACCtggatgtagaggaggaggaagaagaggaggtacagcagcagcagaggaggGCCCTGGGGGCGGCGTTGGGGGCGGCTGCGGCGGCCCAGCAGGCTGCGTGTCATAACAAGTACTTCGGCTCTGGCCTCTACTCCTCCTTCagcatcaacaccctccattctCCTCCAGAGGAGCTGCTCCGGGCCCTGAGGGAGAGACAGCAGGACGAGGCCCGCTCCGGAGTCATCCGATTTGGGACGGGTACCACCGAGAGTACTCCACCCTCACTGTCCCTCATCAACCCTGAGCCTTCATCACAATCCTTCAGCACCCACAGGCCATCCaaaccctcctctctccaccattacacccaccaccaacaccactccccaccctcctcctccccccacagCCATAACCCCCAGCCAGGGCCAGGCCGAGGAGGCTGGAGCCCAGaggctgaagaggaggaggaggactcaGACCAGGGAGCCCAGCCTCTGAATCTCTCTTctgggcatagagagagagagcaggccctGCAGCCTCCGGAGAAGAGGACCAGTGGTGGTAGTAGTCATGGAGACAGTTGTCATAGACTCCCACCCAAAACCAATAAGCCCAAAGCCCTAGAGATCTCCGCCCCCTCCCTGCTCTTGACAGGAAGTGACATCGGCTCGATAGCCCTCAATAGCCCCTCCCTCCCGTCCGGATCCCTCACCCACGCCTTCTTCACTGCACAG ACTCCATCTGGTCTGCTGCTGGGCCACAGCTCTCTGTTATCAGGTGTCCACTTCTGGAGCAGCCTAAGTCCCGCAGCCCCTCTGAGCCCGGCCAGGCTTCAAGGACACGGATCACTGTTTCAG ttCCCCAGTCTAATGAATGGACACCTCCCCCTGCCAAACTTGGACGGGTCCCCCTCACCTCTGCTCCTGTCCCCTGCCAATCACAAGTCATGA